In one window of Streptosporangium album DNA:
- a CDS encoding alpha/beta fold hydrolase yields the protein MGAHVRFAHIRSPEPDATPLIITHGWPGSIVEFTEITGPLSDPRAHGGDPSDAFHLVVPSIPGFGFSGPTRETGWEFRRVAAAFAELMRRLGYRRYGAQGGDWGSVISRELGRTHPDQTIGVHLNLLPGGAAAEEPDADRLATLSPGERERTLASWRRTQQWNRDSTGYADIQSTRPQTLAYGLTDSPVGQLAWITEKFKEWTDSRDRPEDAVDRDLLLTNVMLYWLTGTAGSSARIYYERAHADYWGTPPEPSAVPTALAVFPHENFVAVRHIAEQTDRIVQWSEFDRGGHFAAMEEPDLLVADIRTFFRKVRGTVSD from the coding sequence CTGGGCGCGCACGTCCGGTTCGCTCACATCCGGTCTCCAGAACCGGACGCGACTCCGCTGATCATCACGCACGGCTGGCCCGGCTCGATCGTGGAATTCACCGAAATCACCGGTCCACTGTCCGATCCGCGGGCCCACGGCGGCGATCCGTCCGATGCGTTCCACCTGGTGGTGCCGAGCATCCCCGGGTTCGGGTTCTCCGGGCCGACGCGGGAGACCGGTTGGGAGTTCCGCCGGGTCGCCGCCGCGTTCGCCGAGCTGATGAGGCGCCTCGGCTACCGGCGGTACGGCGCGCAGGGCGGCGACTGGGGCTCGGTCATCTCCCGCGAACTCGGCCGCACCCACCCCGATCAGACCATCGGTGTGCATCTGAACCTGCTGCCGGGCGGCGCCGCGGCCGAAGAGCCGGACGCCGACCGACTGGCTACGCTGAGCCCCGGGGAGCGAGAGCGCACGCTGGCCTCCTGGAGGCGCACCCAGCAGTGGAACCGCGACAGCACGGGCTACGCCGATATCCAGTCCACGCGGCCGCAGACCCTTGCCTACGGATTGACCGACTCTCCGGTCGGCCAGCTGGCCTGGATCACGGAGAAGTTCAAGGAGTGGACGGACTCACGGGACCGCCCGGAGGACGCCGTCGACCGCGACCTCCTGCTCACCAACGTGATGCTGTACTGGCTGACCGGAACCGCCGGCTCGTCCGCTCGCATTTACTACGAGAGGGCGCACGCGGACTACTGGGGGACGCCGCCCGAGCCGTCGGCCGTCCCGACCGCCCTGGCCGTCTTCCCGCACGAGAACTTCGTCGCGGTGCGGCATATCGCCGAGCAGACGGACCGCATCGTGCAATGGTCGGAGTTCGACCGAGGCGGGCATTTCGCCGCGATGGAGGAACCGGACCTGCTGGTCGCCGACATACGGACGTTCTTCAGGAAGGTGCGCGGAACGGTCTCCGACTGA
- a CDS encoding NAD-dependent epimerase/dehydratase family protein — MRLLVLGGTHFVGRAVVETALARGDEVTTLNRGVSRPAATGVTSIVADRTDPEALRRAVGDQEWDAVVDTWSGAPRVLRDSCGLLADRTRHYGYVSSRSVYRWPMPLGADERAPLVDGDPDGDNGDDYATAKRGGELAVLREFGDRALLARAGLVLGPYENVGRLPWWLRRIERGGRVLVPGDPSRPLQYIDARDLAAWMLAAAERGAGGAFNAVSRTGHTTMGELLETAVKVTGSDAELVWVAAEVLDGAGVSPWIELPIWLPDDAEYGGMHNSDVSAAHDAGLVCRPVQETVADTWAWLHAEGDPPLRPDRPRPGLDPAKEKQVLDGLA; from the coding sequence ATGAGGCTTCTTGTACTGGGTGGGACGCATTTTGTGGGACGGGCCGTCGTGGAGACGGCACTGGCACGTGGTGACGAGGTCACCACGCTCAACCGGGGGGTGAGCCGACCCGCCGCGACAGGGGTGACCTCGATCGTCGCCGATCGGACCGACCCCGAGGCGCTGCGCCGGGCCGTCGGCGACCAGGAGTGGGATGCCGTCGTCGACACCTGGAGCGGAGCGCCGCGCGTGCTCCGTGACTCATGCGGGCTGCTCGCCGACCGGACCCGCCACTACGGATACGTCTCCAGCCGGTCGGTCTACCGGTGGCCGATGCCGCTCGGCGCCGACGAGCGGGCACCGCTGGTCGACGGCGATCCCGACGGCGACAACGGCGACGACTACGCCACCGCCAAGCGCGGCGGCGAACTCGCCGTCCTCCGGGAGTTCGGTGACCGAGCCCTGCTCGCCCGCGCCGGGCTGGTGCTGGGTCCCTACGAGAACGTGGGGAGGCTGCCCTGGTGGCTGCGCCGGATCGAGCGCGGCGGGCGGGTCCTGGTGCCGGGTGACCCGAGCCGCCCGCTGCAGTACATCGACGCCAGGGACCTGGCCGCATGGATGCTCGCCGCCGCCGAACGCGGTGCCGGCGGCGCTTTCAACGCCGTCAGCCGCACCGGGCACACCACCATGGGCGAACTACTCGAAACAGCGGTGAAAGTAACCGGATCGGACGCCGAGCTGGTCTGGGTCGCCGCCGAGGTGCTCGACGGGGCGGGCGTCAGCCCGTGGATCGAGCTGCCGATCTGGCTGCCCGACGACGCCGAGTACGGCGGCATGCACAACTCGGACGTCTCCGCCGCCCATGACGCCGGCCTCGTCTGCCGTCCCGTCCAGGAGACGGTCGCCGACACCTGGGCCTGGCTCCACGCCGAGGGCGACCCGCCGCTCCGCCCCGACAGGCCCCGGCCCGGTCTCGACCCCGCCAAGGAGAAGCAGGTGCTCGACGGGCTCGCCTGA
- a CDS encoding universal stress protein, whose amino-acid sequence MILVGVDGSRAGLEAVSWAVREAGVRGTGLRIVHVMPAWPLEMSEDAPHADVGRWMRDGAASMLAEAVKRVREEDGRVPVESRLLPGDPRLVLIEATADAELLVVGSHGLGGFRGMLLGSVPLGVAGRTTCPVAVIRHPPAPPYGEVVVGVDGSPAGAHALGFAFAEASLRGAGLRAVHAWHPPVIGGWGPSALAVAEEAAEGERRLLAEALAGWGERYPDVKVTEQVECGHPVDVLKNASAQADLLVVGSRGRGDLTGLLLGSVSHSLLHQAACPLVVSPVR is encoded by the coding sequence ATGATCCTGGTGGGAGTCGACGGCTCGCGGGCCGGTCTTGAGGCCGTGAGCTGGGCGGTGCGGGAGGCCGGTGTGCGCGGAACCGGGCTGCGCATCGTTCACGTCATGCCGGCCTGGCCGCTGGAGATGTCCGAAGACGCCCCGCACGCGGACGTGGGCCGCTGGATGCGCGACGGGGCCGCCTCCATGCTGGCCGAGGCGGTGAAACGGGTCCGTGAGGAAGACGGACGCGTCCCTGTGGAGTCGCGGCTGCTGCCGGGTGACCCCCGGCTCGTCCTGATCGAGGCCACAGCGGACGCGGAGCTCCTGGTGGTCGGCAGCCATGGGCTGGGGGGCTTCCGGGGCATGCTGCTGGGATCGGTCCCGCTGGGCGTGGCCGGACGCACCACCTGCCCGGTCGCCGTCATACGGCATCCGCCCGCACCGCCGTACGGTGAGGTGGTCGTCGGCGTCGACGGCTCCCCGGCCGGCGCGCACGCCCTCGGATTCGCCTTCGCCGAGGCGTCCCTGCGGGGCGCCGGCCTGCGGGCGGTTCACGCGTGGCACCCGCCGGTCATCGGTGGCTGGGGGCCGTCCGCCCTGGCGGTCGCGGAGGAGGCGGCCGAAGGGGAGCGGCGCCTGCTGGCCGAGGCTCTGGCGGGCTGGGGCGAGCGCTATCCGGATGTCAAGGTCACCGAACAGGTGGAGTGCGGACACCCGGTGGACGTCCTGAAGAACGCCTCGGCGCAGGCGGATCTGCTGGTCGTGGGGTCGCGCGGCCGAGGCGACCTGACCGGGCTGCTCCTGGGCTCGGTGAGCCACTCGCTGCTCCACCAGGCCGCCTGCCCGCTGGTCGTGAGCCCTGTCCGGTGA
- a CDS encoding Acg family FMN-binding oxidoreductase, producing MNARTTEEISSVLHRAVQAAVWAPSVHNTQPWSFTIDGGEIALRSDSGRKLRLGDATGRELLISCGAALMNVRLALRALCYETQVRVLPDPDRPALLATVRMGAPAVPDEHIRLLHAEIERRRTHRAGFTELPMPDRLVENFVSQASAEGARLTPVRSEAAVRVIAGLTCVAQDVQSEDRLFTLEMIRWSQPPGSSRREGVPAQGYPREPEPTRPRFAQRDYAHGRPWGSDSDQSVSTSPGTVAVLTTAGDSREDWITAGQALQRVLLHASAYDVSAAFHTQALEMFHLREFLRQELLSGEYPQMIMRLGFAIDESEGVRRPVTEVLEERPPH from the coding sequence ATGAACGCCCGCACAACCGAGGAGATCAGCTCGGTGCTGCACAGGGCGGTCCAGGCCGCCGTATGGGCACCTTCGGTGCACAACACCCAGCCCTGGTCCTTCACCATCGACGGAGGCGAGATCGCCCTGCGGTCCGACAGCGGCAGGAAGCTGCGGCTCGGCGACGCCACGGGCCGGGAACTGCTGATCAGCTGTGGTGCGGCCCTGATGAACGTGCGGCTCGCGCTGCGCGCGCTCTGCTATGAGACACAGGTGCGCGTGCTGCCGGACCCCGATCGCCCCGCCCTGCTGGCGACGGTGCGGATGGGAGCGCCCGCGGTCCCCGACGAGCACATCCGGCTGCTGCACGCCGAGATCGAACGGCGCCGCACCCACCGTGCCGGATTCACCGAGTTGCCCATGCCGGACCGCCTGGTGGAGAACTTCGTCTCCCAGGCGAGCGCGGAGGGGGCGCGGCTGACACCGGTCCGGTCCGAGGCCGCTGTCCGGGTGATCGCCGGACTCACCTGTGTGGCCCAGGACGTGCAGTCCGAGGACCGGCTGTTCACCCTGGAGATGATCCGCTGGTCGCAGCCGCCGGGAAGCTCCCGCCGGGAGGGGGTCCCGGCGCAGGGCTATCCCCGCGAACCCGAGCCGACCCGTCCGCGCTTCGCCCAGCGCGACTACGCCCACGGCCGCCCGTGGGGCAGCGACTCCGACCAGTCCGTGTCCACCTCCCCCGGAACCGTGGCGGTCCTGACCACGGCGGGGGACTCCCGCGAGGACTGGATCACGGCCGGCCAGGCGCTGCAACGCGTCCTGCTGCACGCCTCCGCCTACGACGTGAGCGCGGCCTTCCACACTCAGGCGCTGGAGATGTTCCACCTTCGGGAGTTCCTGAGGCAGGAACTCCTGTCGGGGGAGTATCCCCAGATGATCATGCGACTGGGTTTCGCCATCGACGAGAGCGAAGGTGTCCGGCGTCCGGTCACCGAGGTGCTGGAAGAACGCCCGCCCCACTGA
- a CDS encoding CBS domain-containing protein — MKVKDVMGVRAVAVRREASFTEIVDAMRQFKVGAVTVIDADDRPVGMVSEDDLLLKETDSRGRMGGVFGGRRNREEHRKAMGTTAGEIMTTPVITVTEATPVRDAARLMHRNRIKQLPVVDADTGHITGCVQQSDLLKVFVRPVEEIDREITEICDRLRVDREKLAVGNEAGVVTLTGRVGLHSQSSQLVAAVRGIEGVLDVENGLVYESDDLARIPPLYL, encoded by the coding sequence ATGAAGGTCAAGGATGTCATGGGGGTGCGGGCGGTCGCGGTGCGGCGGGAGGCGTCGTTCACCGAGATCGTCGATGCCATGCGGCAGTTCAAGGTCGGCGCGGTCACCGTCATCGACGCCGATGACCGTCCCGTCGGCATGGTCTCGGAGGACGACCTGCTGTTGAAGGAGACCGATTCCCGCGGGCGCATGGGCGGCGTCTTCGGCGGTCGCAGGAACCGCGAGGAACACCGGAAGGCCATGGGTACCACGGCAGGGGAGATCATGACCACCCCCGTGATCACTGTCACGGAGGCCACCCCCGTCCGGGACGCGGCGCGGTTGATGCACCGGAACCGGATCAAGCAACTGCCCGTCGTCGACGCGGACACCGGACATATCACCGGGTGCGTCCAGCAGAGCGACCTGCTCAAGGTCTTCGTCCGTCCCGTCGAGGAGATCGACCGGGAGATCACCGAGATCTGTGACCGGCTCCGCGTCGACCGGGAGAAGCTGGCCGTCGGCAACGAGGCCGGCGTGGTGACGCTGACGGGCCGGGTCGGCCTCCACTCGCAGAGTTCACAGCTCGTCGCCGCGGTCCGCGGGATCGAGGGTGTCCTCGACGTCGAGAACGGCCTGGTCTACGAGTCCGACGACCTGGCCCGCATCCCGCCCCTCTACCTGTGA
- a CDS encoding universal stress protein: MTSTDTYQPVPDARDGSSTVVVGVDGSADADRAVRWAADDASLRRLPLRIVHVVERGPYDIPRFATPSQPDTLIVNGREVLLEAERMARARQPSVEVGTELIEGSPVAVLREQAENATEIVLGSRGLGGFAGALVGSVSAHVAGHAHGPVVVVRLGGEETHREVVVGVDDSPQCEPALAYAFEQARLRGCALRAVHAWQLPVHAFAPEISYNMDEIRHTQHQMVKDGLSAWQEKFPEVKVVQDVHSAHPVDALEDASTRADLVVVGSRGMGAVGSVLLGSVSRGVLNHARCPVAVVRP, from the coding sequence ATGACTTCGACGGACACCTACCAGCCGGTTCCGGACGCGCGTGACGGCTCCTCTACGGTCGTCGTCGGGGTGGACGGCTCGGCCGACGCGGACAGAGCGGTGCGATGGGCCGCGGACGACGCCTCCCTGCGACGGCTGCCGCTGCGGATCGTGCACGTCGTGGAGCGCGGGCCCTACGACATCCCCCGGTTCGCCACTCCCAGTCAACCGGACACACTGATCGTGAACGGGCGGGAGGTGCTACTGGAGGCCGAGCGCATGGCACGGGCGCGCCAGCCGTCCGTCGAGGTGGGCACCGAGCTGATCGAGGGCTCCCCGGTCGCGGTCCTGCGGGAACAGGCCGAGAACGCCACCGAGATCGTGCTCGGCAGCAGGGGGCTGGGCGGTTTCGCGGGAGCCCTGGTCGGATCGGTGAGCGCTCATGTGGCCGGGCACGCCCATGGCCCGGTGGTCGTGGTCCGCCTCGGCGGTGAGGAGACGCACCGCGAGGTCGTCGTCGGTGTCGACGACTCCCCGCAGTGCGAGCCCGCGCTGGCCTACGCCTTCGAACAGGCCAGGTTGCGCGGTTGCGCGTTGCGCGCCGTACACGCCTGGCAGCTGCCGGTGCATGCCTTCGCCCCGGAGATCTCCTACAACATGGACGAGATCCGCCACACACAGCACCAGATGGTCAAGGACGGACTCAGCGCCTGGCAGGAGAAGTTCCCCGAGGTGAAGGTGGTGCAGGACGTCCACAGTGCGCACCCCGTCGACGCCCTCGAAGACGCCTCCACCAGGGCCGACCTCGTCGTCGTGGGGTCGCGGGGGATGGGTGCCGTCGGTTCGGTGCTACTGGGCTCCGTCAGCCGCGGCGTGCTGAACCATGCCCGCTGCCCGGTCGCGGTGGTCAGACCTTGA
- a CDS encoding CBS domain-containing protein — protein MDVQNLTVGQVMSRTLVAVAPDESPLMAWEIMCRAGIHHLPVVEGNGRLRGVLTKEDLTAHWSGGPIEQSRVRVHALLADRRCPHTTLDARLAEAAAAMVGAGVDAIPVLGEAHRLVGMVTATDVLRAVAGRVAEREEPPELMTGMFRLTPVLPRVAWE, from the coding sequence ATGGACGTACAGAACCTCACGGTGGGGCAGGTGATGAGCAGGACGCTGGTCGCCGTCGCCCCGGACGAGTCCCCGCTCATGGCCTGGGAGATCATGTGCCGGGCGGGCATCCATCACCTGCCGGTCGTGGAGGGGAACGGCCGCCTGCGGGGCGTCCTCACCAAGGAGGATCTCACCGCTCACTGGTCCGGCGGCCCGATCGAGCAGTCACGCGTGCGCGTCCATGCGTTGCTGGCCGATCGCCGATGCCCGCACACCACGCTCGACGCGCGCCTGGCCGAGGCGGCGGCCGCCATGGTCGGTGCCGGCGTCGACGCGATCCCGGTCCTGGGGGAGGCACACAGGCTGGTGGGGATGGTGACCGCCACCGACGTGCTGAGGGCCGTGGCCGGACGGGTCGCCGAGCGGGAGGAGCCGCCGGAGTTGATGACGGGGATGTTCCGCCTGACCCCGGTCCTGCCCCGGGTCGCGTGGGAATGA
- a CDS encoding universal stress protein — protein sequence MTAHVVVGADDSPSSRAAVAWAAADAARRGRALRIVHVREPWTYDIPLQTPPGFRDSMTGYCQGVLDTAADLARERAPGIEVETVLETGRIAEVLQREAEDAEEVVVGNRGLGGFTGLLLGSVSLALAGHVNVPVVVVRGSQERTYDEVVVGFDGSTHSAAALEYAFEEATRRGARLHAIHTWQMPVMGQGATAYPMLIEELMETERRVAADTLTPWRGKYPQIEVEETAVCGHPVAVICEASVTADLVVVGSRSLGRLGSAVLGSVSHGVLHHAHCPVAVVRARGEA from the coding sequence ATGACAGCGCATGTAGTGGTGGGCGCGGACGACTCACCTTCTTCGCGGGCCGCGGTCGCGTGGGCCGCCGCCGACGCGGCGCGGCGGGGACGCGCCCTGCGGATCGTTCACGTGCGCGAACCGTGGACCTACGACATCCCGCTGCAGACCCCTCCGGGGTTCCGCGACTCCATGACCGGCTACTGCCAGGGCGTGCTCGACACCGCAGCCGACCTGGCACGTGAACGCGCCCCGGGGATCGAGGTGGAGACCGTGCTCGAAACGGGCCGGATCGCCGAGGTCCTCCAGCGGGAGGCCGAGGACGCCGAGGAGGTCGTGGTGGGCAACCGGGGCCTCGGCGGGTTCACCGGACTGCTGCTCGGCTCGGTCTCCCTCGCCCTGGCCGGGCACGTGAACGTACCGGTCGTGGTCGTCAGAGGATCACAGGAGCGGACGTATGACGAGGTCGTCGTCGGCTTCGACGGCTCTACCCACTCGGCGGCGGCCCTGGAGTACGCATTCGAGGAGGCCACCCGGCGCGGCGCCCGGCTGCACGCGATCCACACCTGGCAGATGCCCGTCATGGGACAGGGGGCCACCGCCTATCCGATGCTGATCGAGGAGCTCATGGAGACCGAGCGGCGTGTCGCGGCGGACACGCTCACCCCCTGGAGGGGGAAGTATCCGCAGATCGAGGTCGAGGAGACGGCGGTCTGCGGGCATCCCGTCGCCGTCATCTGCGAGGCGTCCGTCACCGCGGACCTGGTGGTCGTCGGCTCGCGGAGCCTGGGCAGGCTCGGCTCGGCCGTACTGGGCTCGGTGAGTCACGGAGTCCTGCACCACGCCCACTGCCCCGTCGCGGTGGTACGCGCCCGGGGGGAGGCGTGA
- a CDS encoding universal stress protein — translation MAGHVLVGTDGSRPAAIAVKWAAEDAVRRNCALRVVHVCETWAYDVPYLQVPEAPEGVSRSCEEMTDAAADAARAQAPGLAVTAALIPGRIIETLLAAAEQAVQVVVGSRGLGGFAGMLVGSVGMGLSGHTSCPLVVVRSDQDTVQAEIAVGFDGSEASQAALEYAFAEAARRGARLRVVHAWQVPYALGRSAPPQDLSGSGESAVREALKAWLERHPQVETAETTVQSHPVAALCDASAQADLVVVGSRGLGGFGAAVLGSVSRGVLLHAHCPVAVVPHPA, via the coding sequence ATGGCCGGGCACGTTCTGGTCGGTACGGACGGTTCGAGACCGGCGGCCATCGCGGTGAAGTGGGCGGCGGAAGACGCCGTCCGCCGCAACTGCGCCCTGCGCGTCGTCCACGTGTGCGAGACGTGGGCCTATGACGTTCCCTACCTGCAGGTGCCTGAGGCCCCCGAAGGCGTGTCCCGATCCTGCGAGGAGATGACCGACGCCGCGGCCGACGCCGCACGGGCCCAGGCTCCCGGCCTGGCGGTGACCGCCGCGCTCATCCCGGGCCGGATCATCGAGACACTGCTCGCGGCGGCCGAGCAGGCGGTCCAGGTCGTCGTCGGCAGCCGGGGGCTGGGCGGTTTCGCCGGCATGCTGGTCGGGTCGGTGGGGATGGGGCTGTCGGGGCACACGTCCTGTCCGCTGGTCGTCGTGCGCAGCGACCAGGACACCGTCCAAGCGGAGATCGCCGTGGGGTTCGACGGGTCGGAGGCGTCCCAGGCCGCGCTGGAGTACGCCTTCGCGGAGGCCGCCCGCCGAGGGGCCCGTCTCCGGGTGGTCCACGCCTGGCAGGTGCCGTACGCGCTCGGCCGCTCCGCTCCTCCCCAGGACCTCTCCGGCTCCGGTGAAAGCGCGGTGCGGGAGGCGCTGAAGGCGTGGCTGGAACGCCATCCGCAGGTGGAGACGGCCGAGACGACGGTCCAGTCCCATCCGGTGGCCGCCCTCTGCGACGCCTCGGCCCAGGCGGACCTGGTGGTGGTGGGATCGCGAGGGCTCGGCGGGTTCGGCGCGGCCGTCCTCGGCTCGGTGAGCCGTGGCGTGCTGCTTCACGCCCACTGCCCGGTCGCGGTGGTTCCGCATCCCGCTTGA
- a CDS encoding IS1182 family transposase: MSMYPKSFMEIPESTRRVAVAAFPKGSMCMRLRDALGTVFSDEEFADLFPGEGRPAESPGRLALVLQYAEGLSDRQAADAVRGRLDWKYALALELEDSGFDFSVFSEFRDRVIDGSAEERILELLLERLWRARLLRAGGRARTDSTHVLSAARTLNRLELVVEAMRAALNAPATAAPSWLAPLISEQWCERYDQRADSYRLPKGDQARAEHATVVGQDGYALLEAVYRQDAPSWLRRIEAVETLRRCWVQQYYRDHAGVRLREQKDLPVGGNRLAGPYDTDARYAVKRGSGWTGYKVHLTETCEPDRPHLITHVATTPAPVDDSEVTGLVHESLERRGLLPDEHAVDSAYVSAEHLVSARDRFGIDVLGPVSADTGWQTKDGDAFQTTDFCVNWNAGQVICPQGHASPSMAGQRTRTGHPVIKVNFSQAHCTPCPVRARCTKSATASRKLTLRPRDQHEALAQARAVQQGEQWQRRYQIRAGVEDTISQAVRGHGQRRSRYIGLAKTHLQSVLTATAINLVRIDAWLTGTPLGPTRTSHFIGLR, translated from the coding sequence GTGTCGATGTATCCGAAGTCGTTCATGGAGATTCCGGAGTCGACCCGCAGGGTCGCGGTGGCCGCGTTTCCCAAGGGCAGCATGTGCATGCGGCTGCGTGACGCGTTGGGGACGGTGTTCAGCGACGAGGAGTTCGCCGATCTGTTTCCCGGTGAGGGGCGGCCGGCTGAGTCTCCGGGACGGTTGGCGCTGGTGCTGCAATACGCCGAAGGCCTGTCGGATCGTCAGGCGGCCGATGCGGTTCGTGGTCGGCTCGATTGGAAGTACGCCCTGGCCTTGGAGTTGGAGGACTCCGGTTTCGACTTCTCGGTGTTCAGTGAGTTTCGGGACCGGGTGATCGATGGCTCGGCCGAGGAACGGATTTTGGAGCTGCTGCTGGAGCGGTTGTGGCGGGCTCGCCTGCTGCGTGCGGGTGGTCGTGCGCGTACCGATTCCACCCACGTGTTGTCGGCCGCCCGGACGTTGAACCGGCTGGAGCTGGTGGTCGAGGCGATGCGGGCGGCCTTGAACGCGCCGGCGACCGCAGCGCCGTCCTGGCTGGCCCCGCTGATCAGCGAACAGTGGTGTGAGCGGTATGACCAGCGCGCCGACTCCTACCGCCTTCCCAAAGGGGACCAGGCCCGCGCTGAGCATGCGACCGTGGTGGGCCAGGACGGATACGCCCTGCTCGAAGCCGTCTACCGCCAGGATGCGCCGTCCTGGCTTCGTCGGATCGAGGCCGTGGAGACCCTGCGCAGGTGCTGGGTCCAGCAGTACTACCGTGACCACGCCGGGGTGCGGCTGCGCGAACAGAAAGATCTTCCTGTCGGCGGTAACCGGCTGGCCGGCCCCTATGACACCGACGCCCGCTACGCGGTCAAGCGCGGCAGCGGATGGACCGGCTACAAGGTGCACCTGACCGAGACCTGCGAGCCGGACCGTCCGCACCTGATCACGCACGTGGCGACCACCCCCGCGCCGGTGGACGACAGCGAGGTCACCGGGCTGGTCCACGAGAGCCTGGAGCGGCGCGGGTTGCTGCCCGACGAACACGCCGTGGACAGCGCATATGTCAGCGCCGAGCATCTGGTGAGCGCTCGTGACAGGTTCGGGATCGACGTCCTTGGCCCGGTCTCGGCCGACACCGGCTGGCAGACCAAAGACGGCGACGCGTTCCAGACCACCGATTTCTGCGTCAACTGGAACGCTGGGCAGGTCATCTGCCCGCAGGGACATGCCAGTCCGTCCATGGCCGGCCAGCGCACCAGGACCGGGCATCCCGTCATCAAGGTGAACTTCTCCCAGGCCCACTGCACTCCCTGCCCGGTCCGCGCTCGATGCACCAAGTCGGCCACCGCCTCTCGCAAGCTCACCCTGCGGCCACGTGACCAGCACGAGGCGCTCGCTCAGGCTCGTGCCGTTCAGCAAGGCGAGCAGTGGCAGCGCCGCTATCAGATCCGGGCCGGGGTCGAAGACACGATCTCCCAGGCAGTCCGCGGTCATGGCCAGCGCCGTTCCCGCTACATCGGCCTGGCCAAGACCCACCTACAGAGCGTGTTGACCGCCACAGCGATCAACTTGGTACGCATCGACGCATGGCTGACCGGCACGCCTTTAGGCCCAACCCGCACGTCACACTTCATCGGACTACGGTAA
- a CDS encoding helix-turn-helix domain-containing protein: MPGQRQSPARAFGCARTVFNDGLRTRQDAREQGLPYISDGELSKRVITAAKQTPGRRAHRPPPAGRKHRSRHSEPTGSGRLPPWGTDRRPPAPHTVRSTRPRPPPYFQSIRPRTASAACRSLSPSANCSTDTGAGIPGDSPGPPRAGNASANCSSSKNGPSSSRTRIARHPLGKAAHAIRTVDSGTSPAGQGRRDMAEPPPHTLPARGFLHRVTSNDHHHSNRPTVFLSLPVTPRRRENWGGLPADAGIVSGAYEPVQQSGAGARP; this comes from the coding sequence ATGCCGGGGCAGCGCCAGTCGCCGGCTCGGGCGTTCGGGTGCGCGCGGACGGTGTTCAACGATGGGCTGCGCACACGTCAAGACGCCCGCGAACAGGGCTTGCCGTACATCTCCGACGGCGAGCTGTCCAAGCGGGTCATCACGGCCGCGAAGCAGACGCCGGGGCGCCGGGCACATAGACCGCCTCCAGCAGGGCGAAAGCATCGGTCCCGACACTCAGAGCCCACCGGGTCCGGGCGTCTTCCCCCTTGGGGAACCGATAGGCGTCCACCCGCGCCCCATACCGTTCGATCCACTCGGCCGAGACCACCGCCGTACTTCCAGTCGATCCGCCCGCGCACCGCGTCGGCGGCCTGCCGATCGCTCAGCCCTTCGGCGAACTGCAGCACCGACACCGGCGCCGGTATCCCGGGAGACAGCCCAGGTCCGCCCCGCGCAGGAAACGCCTCGGCGAACTGCTCGTCTTCGAAGAACGGACCGAGTTCATCACGGACCCGCATCGCCAGACATCCCTTGGGGAAAGCCGCCCATGCTATCCGGACGGTTGATTCCGGCACCTCACCAGCGGGACAGGGACGCAGAGACATGGCAGAACCTCCTCCACACACACTGCCTGCAAGAGGGTTCCTCCACCGTGTCACGTCAAACGATCATCACCACTCGAATCGGCCAACAGTCTTCCTGTCCCTTCCGGTGACGCCACGCAGGCGTGAAAATTGGGGTGGGTTGCCCGCCGACGCCGGCATTGTCTCTGGGGCGTATGAGCCCGTCCAACAGTCTGGCGCCGGGGCCCGACCCTGA